From one Acidibrevibacterium fodinaquatile genomic stretch:
- the hypF gene encoding carbamoyltransferase HypF codes for MDAMAPERLRIALAGVVQGVGFRPFVYRLARETGIAGFVRNDGAGVLIEAEGTAPALTCFLDRLTRDAPPHAVVTARDVVRLAARGAEGFTVAASAVTEASSAVVMADLATCPDCLGEINDPADRRYRYPFTTCVACGPRYSVIEALPYDRARTTLRRFPLCPACAAEYADPASRRFHAESICCGECGPQLALWDARGTVLATCAAALAESAAALRAGKIVALKGLGGFQLLVDAGNAAAVAALRVRKRRPRKPFALMVADLDAALAIAHISAAEHAALASPAAPIVLAAPKPAAARALAPGLAPGMPCLGLMLPTTPLHHLLLQDLDFPVVATSGNLGGGPILADEHAALTELSGVADMFLVHDRPIIAAVDDSVVRVIAGEVTVLRRARGYAPLPLAWPGVEAPILALGGQQKNAVATGFGGRIFLGPHGGDLDGAAARERFQQNAAHLSALHGLRPARIACDRHPDYASTHHAETLGAPVMPVAHHLAHALSGMVDVGSDGPLLAVAWDGAGYGGDGTVWGGEFLAIAPPRWRRAAHLLPFRLPGGDAAAREPRRAALGALQALHGAAALEMTDLPPVATFTAAELRVLAAMLARGVASPLASSAGRLFDAVAALLDLCQRASFEGEAAMALEAAAAGAEAAPLPAPEVSGDRPLVVDWRPTLAALLAGRAAGLRPGPLAAGFHVALAESIVAVARRLGARRVLLTGGCFQNARLTEHTVIGLRAAGIVAFRHRLVPPNDGGLAVGQIAFAAAPLIEENV; via the coding sequence ATGGATGCGATGGCGCCGGAACGGCTCCGGATCGCGCTCGCGGGCGTGGTGCAGGGCGTCGGTTTCCGCCCCTTCGTCTATCGGCTGGCGCGGGAGACGGGGATCGCCGGTTTCGTCCGTAACGACGGCGCCGGCGTGCTGATCGAGGCCGAGGGCACCGCGCCGGCGCTGACGTGTTTCCTCGACCGTCTGACGCGAGACGCGCCCCCCCACGCCGTGGTGACGGCGCGGGACGTGGTCCGTCTGGCGGCCCGGGGCGCCGAGGGCTTCACGGTCGCGGCGAGCGCCGTGACGGAGGCTAGTTCGGCGGTGGTGATGGCCGATCTGGCAACCTGCCCGGACTGTCTCGGCGAGATCAACGATCCCGCCGACCGCCGCTATCGCTACCCCTTCACCACCTGCGTCGCCTGCGGCCCGCGCTACAGCGTGATCGAGGCTCTGCCCTATGACCGCGCGCGCACCACGCTGCGGCGGTTTCCGCTCTGCCCGGCCTGTGCGGCGGAGTATGCCGATCCGGCCTCGCGCCGGTTCCACGCGGAATCGATCTGCTGCGGAGAATGTGGTCCGCAGCTTGCGCTGTGGGATGCGCGCGGAACCGTGCTGGCGACATGTGCGGCGGCACTTGCCGAGAGCGCGGCGGCGCTGCGCGCGGGGAAAATCGTCGCACTCAAGGGACTCGGCGGATTTCAGTTGCTGGTCGATGCCGGCAACGCCGCAGCGGTGGCCGCGTTGCGTGTCCGCAAGCGGCGGCCGCGCAAACCTTTCGCGCTGATGGTCGCCGATCTCGATGCCGCGCTGGCGATTGCCCACATCTCGGCGGCCGAGCACGCGGCGCTCGCCTCGCCGGCCGCGCCGATCGTGCTGGCGGCGCCAAAGCCCGCGGCGGCGCGCGCGCTGGCGCCGGGGCTGGCTCCCGGCATGCCCTGTCTCGGCCTCATGCTGCCGACCACGCCGCTCCATCATCTGCTGCTCCAGGATCTCGACTTCCCAGTGGTCGCCACCAGCGGCAACCTCGGCGGCGGGCCGATCCTGGCTGACGAACACGCAGCACTGACCGAGCTTTCCGGTGTCGCCGACATGTTCCTGGTGCATGACCGTCCGATCATTGCCGCGGTGGATGATTCGGTGGTCCGCGTGATCGCCGGCGAGGTGACGGTGCTGCGCCGGGCGCGCGGCTATGCGCCGCTGCCGCTGGCCTGGCCGGGGGTGGAGGCGCCGATCCTGGCGCTCGGCGGGCAGCAGAAGAACGCCGTCGCCACCGGGTTCGGCGGGCGGATCTTTCTCGGCCCCCATGGCGGCGATCTCGACGGCGCGGCGGCGCGCGAGCGGTTCCAACAGAACGCCGCGCATCTCTCGGCGCTGCATGGTCTGCGCCCGGCGCGGATCGCCTGCGACCGGCACCCCGACTACGCCAGCACGCATCATGCGGAGACGCTGGGGGCCCCGGTCATGCCTGTTGCGCACCATCTGGCGCATGCGCTGTCCGGCATGGTCGATGTCGGGAGCGACGGCCCGCTGCTGGCGGTGGCCTGGGACGGCGCGGGCTATGGCGGCGACGGCACCGTCTGGGGCGGGGAGTTCCTGGCGATCGCGCCGCCGCGCTGGCGCCGCGCAGCACACCTGTTGCCGTTCCGCCTGCCGGGCGGGGATGCTGCGGCGCGCGAACCCCGCCGCGCCGCGCTCGGCGCGTTGCAGGCGTTGCACGGCGCCGCCGCGCTGGAGATGACAGATCTGCCTCCGGTTGCGACCTTCACGGCCGCCGAACTTCGCGTGCTCGCCGCCATGCTGGCGCGCGGCGTCGCATCCCCGCTCGCCAGCAGCGCCGGGCGACTATTCGATGCCGTCGCGGCCCTGCTCGATCTCTGCCAGCGCGCGAGCTTCGAGGGCGAGGCGGCGATGGCGCTGGAAGCCGCCGCTGCGGGGGCGGAAGCCGCGCCGCTGCCGGCCCCGGAGGTGAGCGGCGATCGCCCGCTGGTGGTCGATTGGCGGCCGACGCTCGCCGCCCTGCTCGCCGGACGCGCCGCCGGTCTGCGCCCGGGTCCGCTCGCCGCCGGCTTCCATGTCGCGCTGGCCGAGTCGATCGTCGCGGTGGCGCGGCGGCTGGGCGCGCGCCGCGTGCTGCTCACCGGCGGATGTTTCCAGAATGCCCGGCTGACGGAGCACACGGTGATCGGGCTGCGCGCGGCCGGG